A genomic region of Miscanthus floridulus cultivar M001 chromosome 3, ASM1932011v1, whole genome shotgun sequence contains the following coding sequences:
- the LOC136545614 gene encoding metal transporter Nramp5-like — protein MEIEREAPGNDKARSWRANVEQEDSKSKLDGSDQPMKEPAWKRFLAHVGPGFMVSLAYLDPGNLETDLQAGANHRYELLWVILIGLIFALIIQSLAANLGVVTGRHLAEICKSEYPKFVRICLWILAEVAVIAADIPEVIGTAFAFNLLFHIPVWVGVLITGSSTLLLLGLQRYGVRKLEFLISMLVFVMAACFFGELSIVKPPAAEVIKGLFIPRLKGDGATADAIALLGALVMPHNLFLHSALVLSRKTPSSVRGIKDACRFFLYESSFALLVALLINIAVISVSGTVCFSGNLSAEDAVKCSDLSLDSSSFLLKNVLGRSSAIVYGVALLASGQSSTITGTYSGQYIMQGFLDIRMKKWLRNLMTRCIAIAPSLVVSIIGGSSGAGRLIIIASMILSFELPFALIPLLKFSSSSSKMGPHKNSIYIIVFSWLLGLMIIGINMYFLSTSLVGWLIHNSLPKYANVLVGLIVFPLMLIYVIAVIYLTFRKDTVVTFVADSTQLVDAEKAKVAGEEEDDQPVPFRQDLADIPLPE, from the exons ATGGAGATTGAGAGGGAAGCTCCGGGTAACGACAAGGCGAGGAGCTGGAGAGCTAATGTAGAGCAGGAAGACTCTAAGAGCAAGCTTGACGGCAGTGATCAGCCGATGAAG GAGCCTGCATGGAAAAGGTTCCTGGCTCATGTTGGGCCAGGGTTTATGGTGTCATTGGCATACTTGGATCCTGGGAACT TGGAAACGGATCTGCAAGCTGGAGCGAATCACCGATACGAG CTCCTCTGGGTGATTCTCATTGGTCTCATCTTCGCACTCATCATTCAATCACTAGCAGCTAATCTTGGAGTGGTGACAG GGAGGCATCTTGCTGAGATATGCAAGAGTGAGTATCCAAAATTTGTGAGGATCTGCCTATGGATCCTCGCCGAGGTGGCTGTGATCGCTGCAGATATCCCTGAAG TTATAGGGACAGCCTTCGCTTTCAACCTCTTATTCCACATCCCCGTGTGGGTGGGGGTTCTCATCACCGGCTCCAGCACTCTCCTGCTCCTGGGCCTACAAAGATACGGG GTGCGGAAGCTGGAGTTCCTGATCTCGATGCTGGTGTTCGTCATGGCGGCGTGCTTCTTCGGGGAGCTGAGCATCGTGAAGCCGCCGGCGGCGGAGGTGATCAAGGGGCTCTTCATCCCCAGGCTCAAGGGCGACGGCGCCACCGCAGACGCCATCGCCCTCCTTGGAGCTCTTGTCATGCC GCACAACCTGTTCCTTCACTCCGCTCTGGTGCTGTCTCGGAAGACGCCGTCGTCGGTGAGAGGGATCAAGGACGCGTGCCGGTTCTTCCTCTACGAGAGCAGCTTCGCGCTGCTCGTGGCGCTGCTCATCAACATCGCCGTCATCTCCGTCTCCGGGACCGTCTGCTTCTCCGGCAACCTCTCGGCGGAGGACGCCGTCAAGTGCAGCGACCTCTCGCTCGACTCCTCCTCATTTCTACTCAAG AACGTGCTGGGCAGGTCGAGTGCGATCGTCTACGGCGTGGCGCTGTTGGCGTCTGGGCAGAGCTCCACCATAACAGGCACCTATTCTGGCCAGTACATCATGCAG GGTTTTCTGGACATCAGGATGAAGAAGTGGCTGAGGAACCTGATGACACGCTGCATCGCCATTGCGCCGAGCCTAGTCGTCTCCATCATCGGTGGCTCCAGTGGCGCCGGCCGTCTCATCATCATCGCTTCG ATGATCCTGTCCTTTGAGCTGCCGTTCGCCCTCATCCCGCTCCTCaagttcagcagcagcagcagcaagatgGGACCCCACAAGAACTCCATCTAT ATTATCGTGTTCTCGTGGTTGCTGGGGCTGATGATCATCGGCATCAACATGTACTTCCTGAGCACCAGCCTCGTCGGGTGGCTCATCCACAACTCCCTCCCCAAGTATGCCAACGTGCTCGTCGGCCTCATCGTCTTCCCCCTCATGCTCATCTACGTCATCGCCGTCATCTACCTCACCTTCAGAAAGGACACCGTCGTCACCTTCGTCGCCGACTCCACCCAGCTGGTTGACGCCGAGAAGGCCAAGGTGGCCGGTGAGGAGGAGGACGACCAACCCGTGCCGTTCCGGCAGGACCTGGCGGACATCCCACTGCCGGAGTAG